The Lycium ferocissimum isolate CSIRO_LF1 chromosome 10, AGI_CSIRO_Lferr_CH_V1, whole genome shotgun sequence genome window below encodes:
- the LOC132034150 gene encoding pathogenesis-related thaumatin-like protein 3.5 isoform X1, with protein MASYLVLLQRVLLSLFLLSGVIKFSESARVFTIINHCKETIWPGVFPGDNFNGGGFTLKPGQSMVFTAPVGFQGRIWGRTGCNFDKNGKGSCQTGDCGPSLKCSGTGKTPASLAEFTLASLDFYDVSLVDGFNVPISVRPLNGKGNCSAAGCNGDLRDNCPKELAVKKNGKVVACRSACDVFNTDEYCCRGNYGNPTTCQPTFYSKKFKEVCPTAYSYAYDDPTSIFTCSGTDYVIGFCTSRKKQVCSYHDHKLVCSGSNSLRSSISNLWMIILGLTLIANLKIIF; from the exons atggCTTCATATctagttcttcttcaaagagttttgctcagtttatttcttttatcaG GTGTAATAAAATTCTCTGAGTCTGCTAGAGTTTTCACCATAATAAACCATTGCAAAGAGACGATTTGGCCAGGTGTTTTCCCAGGAGACAACTTCAATGGTGGTGGATTTACTCTAAAACCAGGCCAATCCATGGTTTTCACTGCACCTGTTGGTTTTCAAGGCAGAATTTGGGGTAGAACAGGTTGCAATTTTGACAAAAACGGTAAGGGGTCATGCCAAACGGGTGATTGTGGTCCATCTCTCAAATGTTCGGGTACAGGAAAAACCCCTGCTTCACTTGCCGAATTTACCCTTGCTTCACTCGATTTTTACGATGTTAGTCTTGTCGATGGATTTAACGTGCCAATAAGCGTTAGACCACTTAATGGTAAAGGAAATTGTAGTGCTGCTGGTTGTAATGGTGATTTAAGAGACAATTGCCCCAAGGAACTTGCTGTTAAGAAAAATGGGAAAGTTGTTGCATGTAGGAGTGCTTGTGATGTCTTTAACACAGATGAGTATTGTTGTAGGGGTAATTATGGAAATCCAACGACTTGTCAACCTACGTTTTATTCCAAGAAATTCAAGGAAGTTTGTCCCACTGCTTATagttatgcatatgatgatcCAACTAGCATTTTCACATGCTCAGGGACCGACTATGTTATTGGCTTTTGCACCTCAAG GAAAAAACAAGTATGCTCATACCATGATCACAAGCTGGTCTGCAGTGGATCAAACAGTTTAAGATCATCGATAAGCAATTTGTGGATGATAATTCTTGGATTAACCCTCATTGCCAATTTGAAGATCATCTTTTAA
- the LOC132034150 gene encoding pathogenesis-related thaumatin-like protein 3.5 isoform X2 — protein MASYLVLLQRVLLSLFLLSGVFPGDNFNGGGFTLKPGQSMVFTAPVGFQGRIWGRTGCNFDKNGKGSCQTGDCGPSLKCSGTGKTPASLAEFTLASLDFYDVSLVDGFNVPISVRPLNGKGNCSAAGCNGDLRDNCPKELAVKKNGKVVACRSACDVFNTDEYCCRGNYGNPTTCQPTFYSKKFKEVCPTAYSYAYDDPTSIFTCSGTDYVIGFCTSRKKQVCSYHDHKLVCSGSNSLRSSISNLWMIILGLTLIANLKIIF, from the exons atggCTTCATATctagttcttcttcaaagagttttgctcagtttatttcttttatcaG GTGTTTTCCCAGGAGACAACTTCAATGGTGGTGGATTTACTCTAAAACCAGGCCAATCCATGGTTTTCACTGCACCTGTTGGTTTTCAAGGCAGAATTTGGGGTAGAACAGGTTGCAATTTTGACAAAAACGGTAAGGGGTCATGCCAAACGGGTGATTGTGGTCCATCTCTCAAATGTTCGGGTACAGGAAAAACCCCTGCTTCACTTGCCGAATTTACCCTTGCTTCACTCGATTTTTACGATGTTAGTCTTGTCGATGGATTTAACGTGCCAATAAGCGTTAGACCACTTAATGGTAAAGGAAATTGTAGTGCTGCTGGTTGTAATGGTGATTTAAGAGACAATTGCCCCAAGGAACTTGCTGTTAAGAAAAATGGGAAAGTTGTTGCATGTAGGAGTGCTTGTGATGTCTTTAACACAGATGAGTATTGTTGTAGGGGTAATTATGGAAATCCAACGACTTGTCAACCTACGTTTTATTCCAAGAAATTCAAGGAAGTTTGTCCCACTGCTTATagttatgcatatgatgatcCAACTAGCATTTTCACATGCTCAGGGACCGACTATGTTATTGGCTTTTGCACCTCAAG GAAAAAACAAGTATGCTCATACCATGATCACAAGCTGGTCTGCAGTGGATCAAACAGTTTAAGATCATCGATAAGCAATTTGTGGATGATAATTCTTGGATTAACCCTCATTGCCAATTTGAAGATCATCTTTTAA